One window of Puntigrus tetrazona isolate hp1 chromosome 14, ASM1883169v1, whole genome shotgun sequence genomic DNA carries:
- the LOC122357753 gene encoding cationic amino acid transporter 2-like, protein MQSMRSFLRGLCRRKPLEPEGEVSTFRRCLTTLDLVALGVGSTLGAGVYVLSGEVARTLAGPSIIVSFFIAALASVFAGLCYAEFGARVPKTGSAYLYSYVTVGEVWAFTTGWNLLLSYVIGTSSVARAWSGTFDDLIGNVMANYFNKYAAMKVPGLAAYPDFFAAGLIMILSGLLAYGVKESTTVNKIFTSVNILVLVFVIIAGFIKGNLQNWFITEDIILNATAKHENLTSTVNITTQYGAGGFFPFGFEGTLAGAATCFYAFVGFDCIATTGEEVKNPQKSIPVGIVASLLICFLAYFGVSAALTLMMPYYQLSIQSPLPVAFAYIGWAAAKYVVAVGSLCALSTSLLGSMFPMPRVLFAMARDGLMFKSLYKVSLRQSPVVATLSSGTVAAIMALLFDLKALVDMMSIGTLFSYTLVAICILILRYQETASEGNDLRTPKASTFGFLKPPSYPTNETSNTVTTCTVFLVVLVLILSLLMSKSIRSLLFLEIWSVASVTVILVIMLLTVFIIWRQPQNPTKASFMVPFLPLLPVASVFINIYLMVQLGGDTWIRYAVWMAGGFLIYFGYGVRNSVQRQRLLSSQVTIENIETK, encoded by the exons ATGCAGTCAATGCGGTCTTTCCTGAGGGGCCTGTGCCGCAGGAAGCCCCTGGAACCGGAGGGAGAGGTGTCCACCTTTCGTCGCTGTCTTACAACATTAGATCTGGTGGCTTTGGGAGTGGGCAGCACCTTAGGGGCCGGTGTTTATGTGCTCTCTGGAGAGGTGGCCCGAACCCTGGCTGGACCAAGTATTATCGTCTCCTTCTTCATTGCTGCTTTAGCTTCTGTCTTTGCTGGGCTCTGCTATGCTGAATTTGGTGCAAGGGTGCCTAAGACTGGCTCTGCCTACCTGTACAGCTACGTGACTGTAGGAGAGGTGTGGGCCTTCACCACAGGATGGAATTTACTACTGTCTTATGTCATCG GCACATCAAGTGTGGCCAGGGCATGGAGTGGTACATTCGATGATCTTATTGGAAATGTGATggctaattattttaacaaatatgcaGCCATGAAAGTGCCTGGGCTGGCAGCTTACCCAGACTTCTTTGCAGCCGGTCTCATAATGATTCTCTCTG GTCTTCTTGCATATGGCGTAAAAGAATCAACCACAGTCAATAAGATATTCACAAGTGTTAATATACTGGTGTTGGTATTTGTCATCATCGCTGGATTCATCAAGGGAAACCTACAGAACTGGTTTATCACTGAAGATATCATCCTGAACGCAACGGCAAAGCACGA aaacctaACATCCACCGTCAACATCACCACTCAGTATGGTGCGGGTGGCTTTTTTCCATTTGGATTTGAAGGAACACTTGCAGGAGCAGCTACATGCTTCTATGCATTTGTTGGCTTCGATTGCATCGCAACTACAG GCGAGGAAGTGAAGAATCCTCAGAAGTCTATTCCTGTGGGTATCGTGGCGTCTCTGCTCATCTGTTTCCTGGCGTACTTTGGTGTTTCGGCTGCTCTCACTTTGATGATGCCATATTACCAACTTAGCATTCAGAGTCCTTTGCCTGTGGCCTTCGCTTACATTGGCTGGGCTGCTGCAAAGTACGTTGTGGCAGTCGGGTCCCTGTGCGCTCTGTCAACAAG CCTCTTGGGGTCCATGTTCCCAATGCCCCGTGTCCTGTTTGCCATGGCCAGAGATGGACTCATGTTCAAATCACTGTATAAAGTCAGCTTACGGCAGAGTCCAGTGGTGGCCACACTATCCTCTGGGACTGTGGCTG CAATAATGGCTCTTTTATTTGACCTGAAGGCATTGGTTGATATGATGTCGATTGGTACCCTCTTCTCCTACACACTCGTGGCTATTTGTATTCTCATACTGAG GTATCAAGAGACGGCTTCAGAGGGAAATGATTTGCGCACACCGAAAGCTTCGACGTTTGGGTTTTTAAAACCCCCTTCGTACCCTACCAATGAAACTTCAAACACTGTTACGACCTGCACAGTTTTTCTTG TTGTGTTGGTGCTTATTCTGTCACTGCTGATGAGCAAATCAATCAGATCATTGTTGTTTCTGGAGATCTGGAGTGTTGCGAGTGTAACTGTGATCCTGGTCATAATGTTACTCACAGTTTTTATTATCTGGAGGCAACCCCAGAACCCAACCAAAGCCTCCTTCATG GTACCGTTCTTGCCTTTACTCCCTGTGGCGAGTGTgtttatcaacatttatttgatggtTCAGCTGGGAGGAGACACCTGGATTCGCTATGCTGTGTGGATGGCTGGGG GTTTTCTTATCTACTTTGGATATGGAGTGAGGAACAGTGTCCAGAGGCAAAGGTTACTCAGCAGTCAGGTCACCATTGAAAACATTGAAaccaaatga
- the LOC122357754 gene encoding platelet-derived growth factor receptor-like protein codes for MKWRVVLIALLLSFLIVQFGMCQKVKPDQKIKAEKRPSGKSKSGKGSEKTASKPKVKTAPESPKEAQTYLTQVVNKGRFQKLGDTLTVQAGDTLELRCKGNPVQWAVPTYLEEDHEGRLRTVQHERYGTLILANATVADTGEFTCYPMYCEDQDCRKQYDRGVKVFIFFSDPQELFVPSADYYKVIQLRTNWPTVLPCQVTSPHAKVTLHQEFPPMEVKVDGREISFDVKKGFIIHRPKQYHAGSLHCVASLGNLRQSSTTYMLVYVNYPAAPPSPVIQASVDTVAVGENLQVKCIVIGEQDVRVDFTWEYPGQKIGRPPHTEDSLQTVQVDGHIRQRTQNTLLVDEVREIDQGTYTCTAQNLEGSRSASTTVKVRSAQTTTRNLQVPQRNPTET; via the exons ATGAAGTGGAGGGTGGTGCTAAttgctcttcttctttcttttttgatcGTTCAGTTTG GTATGTGCCAAAAGGTTAAACCTGACCAAAAGATCAAAGCCGAGAAGAGACCAAGTGGCAAATCCAAATCTGGGAAGGGATCAGAAAAGACTGCTTCCAAACCTAAAGTGAAAACCGCCCCTGAGAGCCCTAAAGAAGCTCAGACGTACCTCACTCAGGTGGTCAACAAGGGAAGGTTCCAGAAATTGGGGGACACACTGACTGTCCAAGCAGGTGATACGTTAGAGCTGAGGTGTAAAGGGAATCCTGTCCAGTGGGCTGTTCCCACATATCTGGAAGAGGATCATGAAGGACGACTCAG GACAGTTCAGCATGAACGTTATGGTACACTAATTTTGGCGAATGCAACGGTGGCAGATACGGGGGAGTTCACCTGCTATCCTATGTACTGTGAGGATCAAGACTGCAGAAAACAGTATGACAGAGGGGTCAAAGTCTTCATCTTTTTCTCAG ACCCTCAGGAGCTGTTCGTACCTTCCGCTGACTATTACAAGGTCATTCAGCTTCGCACAAACTGGCCCACTGTCCTGCCCTGTCAGGTGACTTCTCCACACGCAAAGGTGACTTTACACCAGGAATTTCCTCCAATGGAGGTGAAGGTGGATGGACGAGAAATCTCCTTTGACGTCAAGAAGGGTTTCATCATCCACAGACCGAAGCAGTATCACGCTGGATCTCTGCACTGCGTAGCAAGCCTGGGGAACCTTCGCCAGAGCTCAACCACATACATGCTCGTCTACGTCAACT ATCCAGCCGCTCCTCCGTCTCCTGTGATCCAGGCCTCCGTCGACACTGTGGCGGTGGGAGAGAATCTCCAGGTGAAATGCATTGTGATAGGAGAGCAGGACGTGCGGGTGGACTTTACCTGGGAATATCCAGGACAAAAG aTTGGGCGACCGCCTCACACCGAGGACAGTTTGCAGACGGTGCAGGTAGATGGACATATCCGACAGCGAACTCAGAACACACTGCTGGTGGACGAGGTCAGAGAGATCGACCAAGGGACGTACACCTGCACAGCTCAAAACCTAGAGGGCTCGAGGTCCGCGTCGACCACGGTCAAAGTGCGGTCAGCACAAACCACCACCAGAAACCTTCAAGTCCCTCAAAGAAATCCTACAGAAACCTGA